From the genome of Pseudomonas sp. Teo4, one region includes:
- a CDS encoding citrate-proton symporter yields the protein MQISNTGASRTRQVVAAVIGNALEWYDFIVYGFLASIIARQFFPSDDEYASLLMALATFGVGFFMRPVGGVLLGIYSDRKGRKAAMQLIIRLMTVSIAMIAFAPSYLAIGMGAPLLIVVARMLQGFATGGEYASATAFLVESAPAHRKGLYGSWQLVGQCLAVFSGAAMVALVTHLCSPEALDSWGWRIPFVLGLLIGPVGLWIRKHMEEPEEFLEARKQAKGQAPSLWQVLREHRRSLLVSMGLACGATVSFYVVLVNMPTFAHKNLGLPLDQVLLVQMLAVGLMTVVIPLSGALSDRLGRRPVLMAFTLAFFVMVYPLYVWVAAAPSVERLLVMQLLLCTAIGGFFGPAPTALAEQFPVEVRSTGVSVAYNVAVMVFGGFAPLIVTWLSKVLGTPVAPSFYVLFACLLTLLATYCLREAPHAGRSAAFNLGVKS from the coding sequence ATGCAGATTTCCAACACAGGCGCGTCGCGTACCCGGCAAGTGGTCGCGGCGGTCATCGGCAACGCGCTGGAGTGGTATGACTTTATCGTTTACGGCTTTCTGGCGAGCATCATCGCCCGGCAGTTCTTTCCCTCCGACGACGAATACGCGTCGCTGCTGATGGCCCTGGCCACCTTCGGCGTGGGCTTTTTCATGCGCCCGGTCGGCGGTGTGCTGCTGGGTATCTATTCCGACCGCAAGGGCCGCAAGGCGGCGATGCAGCTGATTATTCGGTTGATGACGGTGTCCATCGCGATGATCGCCTTTGCCCCCAGCTACCTCGCCATCGGCATGGGTGCGCCGCTGCTGATCGTGGTGGCGCGCATGCTCCAGGGCTTCGCTACCGGTGGTGAATACGCCAGCGCCACGGCGTTCCTGGTCGAGAGTGCCCCGGCCCACCGCAAGGGGCTGTACGGGTCGTGGCAGCTGGTGGGGCAGTGCCTGGCGGTGTTCTCGGGGGCGGCGATGGTGGCGCTGGTCACTCACCTGTGCAGCCCCGAGGCGCTGGACAGCTGGGGCTGGCGCATTCCGTTCGTGCTGGGCCTGCTGATCGGGCCGGTGGGGCTGTGGATTCGCAAGCACATGGAAGAACCCGAGGAATTCCTGGAGGCGCGCAAGCAGGCCAAGGGCCAGGCGCCAAGCCTGTGGCAGGTGCTGCGTGAGCACCGCCGCAGCCTGCTGGTATCGATGGGGCTGGCCTGTGGGGCGACGGTGTCGTTCTACGTGGTGCTGGTGAACATGCCGACCTTCGCCCACAAGAACCTGGGCCTGCCGCTGGACCAGGTGCTGCTGGTGCAGATGCTGGCGGTGGGGTTGATGACCGTGGTCATTCCGTTGTCCGGGGCGCTGTCGGACCGGCTGGGCCGTCGGCCGGTGCTGATGGCCTTCACCCTGGCGTTCTTCGTGATGGTGTACCCGCTGTATGTGTGGGTGGCGGCGGCGCCGTCGGTCGAGCGGCTGCTGGTGATGCAACTGCTGCTGTGCACGGCCATCGGTGGCTTCTTCGGGCCTGCGCCCACCGCACTGGCCGAGCAGTTTCCGGTGGAGGTGCGCTCCACCGGGGTATCGGTGGCCTATAACGTTGCGGTGATGGTGTTCGGTGGTTTTGCGCCGCTGATCGTAACCTGGCTGAGCAAGGTGCTGGGCACCCCCGTGGCGCCGTCGTTCTACGTGCTGTTTGCCTGCCTGCTGACCCTGTTGGCCACTTACTGCCTGAGAGAAGCCCCGCATGCGGGCAGGTCTGCAGCGTTCAACCTTGGAGTGAAATCGTGA
- a CDS encoding LysR family transcriptional regulator — protein sequence MNADIRNLDLNLLKALDALLDERSVTRAADRLALTQPAVSGMLNRLRESFDDPLFVRAQRGIVPTLRAEQLAAPVKQLLADIQGLLQPQAFDPATASMTVKLASTDYALRAVVAPFLATLREQAPNIRVAVQPVDPQALAAQMDRGDIDLALVTPQSVPTGLHCQPLFDERYVCAMRAGHPDARAEALTLERFCALDHALVSSSGGAFQGVTDEALARIGKARRVTLSITSFLILPEILLASDLIAVVPERLVVQQKGLRLMEPPLAIEGFSKTLAWHERTDRDQGQRWVRSVLMDSCRALG from the coding sequence ATGAATGCTGATATCAGAAACCTTGACCTCAACCTGCTCAAAGCCCTCGATGCGCTGCTCGACGAGCGCAGCGTCACCCGCGCCGCCGACCGCCTGGCGCTGACCCAACCGGCGGTCAGCGGCATGCTCAACCGGCTGCGCGAGAGCTTTGACGACCCGCTGTTCGTGCGCGCCCAGCGGGGCATCGTGCCAACCCTGCGCGCCGAGCAACTGGCCGCACCTGTCAAACAGCTATTGGCCGATATCCAGGGCCTGCTGCAACCCCAGGCCTTCGACCCCGCCACAGCCAGCATGACGGTTAAGCTGGCCTCGACCGACTATGCCCTGCGCGCGGTGGTGGCGCCGTTTCTGGCGACACTGCGCGAGCAGGCGCCGAACATTCGTGTTGCCGTGCAGCCTGTGGACCCGCAGGCGCTGGCTGCACAGATGGACCGAGGTGACATCGACCTGGCGCTGGTGACACCGCAAAGTGTGCCGACCGGGCTGCATTGCCAACCGCTGTTCGACGAGCGCTATGTATGCGCGATGCGTGCTGGACACCCGGATGCGCGTGCTGAGGCACTGACCCTCGAGCGTTTTTGTGCGCTGGACCATGCGCTGGTGTCTTCCTCCGGCGGTGCTTTCCAGGGCGTGACCGATGAGGCATTGGCACGCATCGGCAAAGCGCGGCGGGTAACGCTGTCGATCACGAGCTTTTTGATCCTGCCTGAAATCCTGCTGGCCAGTGACCTGATTGCCGTGGTGCCCGAGCGCCTGGTGGTGCAGCAAAAGGGCTTGCGCCTGATGGAGCCGCCGCTTGCCATCGAAGGGTTCAGCAAGACCCTGGCCTGGCATGAGCGCACTGATCGGGACCAGGGGCAGCGTTGGGTGCGGAGCGTGTTGATGGACAGTTGCCGGGCGCTGGGCTGA
- a CDS encoding GH-E family nuclease: MLTADMEVVQRNDSRITIEHNKPVIEHWNEQGYNSTRAARNDFYNDTDNMSIRLRSANSSDVAKMAADGIRYRQGVGPDYE, from the coding sequence GTGCTTACAGCTGATATGGAAGTTGTTCAAAGAAATGATTCTCGTATCACCATAGAGCATAATAAGCCAGTTATTGAGCACTGGAATGAACAGGGCTATAATTCCACTCGCGCTGCGCGAAACGATTTCTACAACGATACAGATAATATGAGTATTCGATTGCGTTCTGCCAATAGCTCCGATGTCGCTAAAATGGCTGCTGATGGTATAAGGTATAGGCAGGGCGTAGGGCCAGACTATGAGTGA
- a CDS encoding SRPBCC domain-containing protein: MNAIIWPQGFVPGFTDNFASNEVIVAGLAAAQVWPLLSQAKAWPSYYANSANVRYHGQGVEALADGVRFYFETFGFPVEAQCNEFVPPMAGEPGRIAWHGWAGEGDSRLDVHHAWLIEDLDGGRVRILTQETQNGKPAEALAQARPNPMINGHQDWLDGLVKAACEASR, from the coding sequence ATGAATGCAATCATCTGGCCGCAAGGCTTTGTACCGGGGTTCACCGACAACTTCGCTTCCAATGAAGTGATCGTCGCAGGGCTTGCCGCTGCGCAGGTCTGGCCATTGCTGAGCCAGGCCAAGGCGTGGCCGAGCTACTACGCCAACTCGGCCAACGTGCGCTACCACGGGCAGGGCGTCGAGGCGCTGGCGGACGGTGTGCGGTTCTACTTCGAAACCTTTGGCTTCCCGGTCGAGGCGCAATGCAACGAGTTCGTGCCGCCAATGGCCGGTGAGCCGGGCCGTATCGCCTGGCATGGCTGGGCTGGGGAGGGCGATAGCCGCCTGGACGTGCACCATGCCTGGTTGATCGAAGACCTGGACGGCGGTCGGGTGCGCATCCTGACCCAGGAAACCCAGAACGGCAAACCCGCCGAAGCGCTTGCCCAGGCCAGGCCAAACCCGATGATCAATGGCCATCAGGATTGGCTGGACGGGCTGGTGAAGGCGGCGTGTGAGGCCAGTCGCTAG
- a CDS encoding M20 aminoacylase family protein, translated as MSRHQHILAWLNDVASDLHAIRHDIHAHPELGFEESRTSALVARLLEDWGYEVHTGIGRTGVVGVLRNGSSLRKLGLRADMDALPIVEATGAAYSSRHQGCMHACGHDGHTTMLLGAARYLAATRQFDGTLTLIFQPAEEGQGGAEAMLADGLLERFPCDALFGMHNMPGLPAGQLGFREGPMMASQDLLTVTIEGVGGHGSMPHLTVDPLVAAASVVMALQTVVARNIDAQEAAVVTVGALQAGEAANVIPQQALLRLSLRALDAQVRAQMLERVRAVIVSQAESYGCRVSIEHRPAYPVLVNHAAENAFAQQVGVELLGAEAVDGNTRKLMGSEDFAWMLQRCPGAYLFIGNGLQRPMVHNPAYDFNDDILLTGAAYWGALTESWLKPA; from the coding sequence ATGTCCCGACATCAACACATCCTGGCCTGGCTGAACGACGTGGCCAGCGACCTGCACGCCATTCGCCACGACATTCACGCCCACCCCGAACTGGGCTTCGAAGAAAGCCGTACCTCGGCACTGGTCGCCCGTTTGCTGGAGGACTGGGGCTACGAGGTGCACACCGGCATCGGTAGAACCGGTGTGGTCGGCGTGCTGCGCAACGGCAGCAGCCTGCGCAAGCTTGGCTTGCGTGCCGACATGGACGCGCTGCCCATCGTCGAGGCCACCGGCGCGGCCTACAGCAGCCGGCACCAGGGCTGCATGCATGCCTGCGGCCACGACGGGCACACCACCATGCTGCTGGGCGCGGCGCGTTATCTCGCGGCCACGCGGCAGTTCGATGGCACGCTGACGCTGATCTTCCAACCGGCCGAGGAGGGCCAGGGCGGGGCCGAGGCGATGCTGGCCGATGGGCTGCTGGAGCGCTTTCCCTGCGATGCGCTGTTCGGCATGCACAACATGCCGGGGCTGCCGGCCGGGCAACTGGGCTTTCGCGAAGGGCCGATGATGGCCTCGCAAGACCTGCTCACGGTGACCATCGAGGGCGTCGGTGGCCATGGCTCGATGCCGCACCTGACGGTCGACCCGCTGGTGGCCGCCGCCAGTGTGGTGATGGCGTTGCAGACGGTGGTGGCGCGCAACATCGATGCCCAGGAGGCCGCCGTGGTCACCGTCGGAGCCTTGCAGGCGGGGGAGGCCGCCAACGTGATTCCGCAACAGGCACTGCTGCGCCTGAGCCTGCGGGCGCTGGATGCTCAGGTGCGTGCGCAGATGCTCGAACGGGTGCGCGCGGTCATTGTCAGCCAGGCTGAAAGCTATGGCTGCCGCGTCAGCATCGAACATCGCCCGGCCTACCCGGTGCTGGTCAACCACGCTGCGGAAAACGCCTTCGCCCAGCAGGTGGGGGTGGAACTGCTCGGCGCCGAGGCGGTGGACGGCAACACCCGCAAACTGATGGGCAGCGAGGACTTTGCCTGGATGCTGCAGCGCTGCCCAGGCGCCTACCTGTTCATCGGCAATGGCCTGCAGCGGCCGATGGTGCACAACCCCGCCTACGACTTCAACGACGACATCCTGCTGACCGGCGCCGCCTATTGGGGCGCGCTGACCGAGAGCTGGCTCAAGCCGGCCTGA
- a CDS encoding IclR family transcriptional regulator, giving the protein MGTTADTGGVRSVERALAIVELLGEHQALGLEELHYLTTLPKATVSRMLSTLQEQGWVYRGLSDRRYRLCARRLFGDRQLRFKRQLVECAAPMLQELSERTGLVADLSCFDGQRLEVMESAIPQVLRKRYPNNCQIVGHHASLFHSAMGRACLGELARDEVQRLAAHERLGDDAVMRNLDEDAHNGFGQRTEGFWEYPVRLPFLIRAIALPVYAEGRVAGSIALHWPLDQAPVERVLSLHLNSLASTVGEVQQALVL; this is encoded by the coding sequence ATGGGCACCACGGCAGACACCGGTGGCGTACGTTCGGTGGAACGGGCGCTGGCCATCGTCGAATTGCTTGGCGAGCACCAGGCGTTGGGGCTGGAGGAGCTGCATTACCTCACCACGCTGCCCAAGGCCACGGTGTCGCGGATGCTGTCCACCTTGCAGGAGCAGGGGTGGGTGTATCGCGGCCTGAGCGACCGGCGTTACCGGCTGTGTGCCCGGCGCCTGTTCGGCGACCGCCAGCTGCGCTTCAAGCGCCAGCTGGTGGAATGCGCGGCGCCCATGTTGCAGGAGTTGAGCGAGCGTACCGGGCTGGTGGCGGACCTGTCCTGTTTCGATGGCCAGCGCCTGGAGGTGATGGAAAGCGCGATACCGCAGGTGCTGCGCAAGCGCTACCCGAACAACTGCCAGATCGTCGGGCACCATGCCAGCCTGTTCCATTCGGCCATGGGCCGGGCGTGCCTGGGGGAGCTGGCGCGTGATGAGGTTCAACGCCTGGCAGCCCATGAGCGGCTTGGGGATGACGCGGTCATGCGCAACCTTGACGAGGATGCCCACAATGGCTTTGGGCAACGGACCGAAGGCTTCTGGGAGTACCCGGTGCGCTTGCCGTTCCTGATCCGCGCGATTGCCTTGCCGGTGTATGCCGAGGGACGGGTGGCGGGCAGCATCGCCTTGCATTGGCCATTGGATCAGGCGCCGGTGGAACGGGTGTTGAGCCTGCACCTGAACAGTTTGGCGAGTACTGTGGGTGAGGTGCAGCAGGCGCTGGTGCTGTAA
- a CDS encoding amidase, producing MMPLAIDPIVALDAEALSQAIHARKVSCREVMLAYLGHIERYNPQVNALVSLRPAEALLSEADACDRELASGHSRGWMHGMPQAIKDLAATAGLRTTLGSPLFAEQVPQQDAISVARVRASGAIILGKSNVPEFGLGSQTYNTLFGTTTNAYDPSRVAGGSSGGAAAALALRLLPVADGSDMMGSLRNPAAFNNVYGLRPSQGRVPHGPAPEVYAQQLATEGPMGRSVTDVARLLSVQAGYDPRVPLSISAPTADFAQGLQRDFKGVRLGWLGDYNGYLPMDDGVMALCETALADFAELGCQVEACQPDFALERLWQCWLTHRHFLVHGNLAAAYADPGKRALLKPEAQWEVEGGLHLSGAQVYQASVDRSEWYRALGRLFERYDFLLLPSAQVFPFEASEAWPKVVGGRSMDTYHRWMEVVVGPTLAGLPSISVPVGFNPQGLPMGLQIIGPAQADHAVLQLAYAHEQLTRWVERRPPTSLLAP from the coding sequence GTGATGCCGTTAGCTATCGACCCCATCGTCGCCCTGGATGCCGAGGCGCTGTCCCAGGCGATTCATGCTCGCAAGGTGTCGTGCCGTGAGGTGATGCTGGCCTACCTCGGCCACATCGAGCGCTACAACCCGCAGGTGAATGCACTGGTGTCGCTGCGCCCGGCTGAGGCGCTGCTGAGCGAGGCCGATGCGTGCGACCGCGAATTGGCCAGCGGCCACTCGCGGGGCTGGATGCACGGCATGCCCCAGGCGATCAAGGACCTGGCGGCCACCGCCGGCTTGCGCACTACCTTGGGCTCGCCGCTATTCGCCGAGCAGGTGCCGCAGCAGGATGCGATCAGCGTGGCGCGGGTGCGGGCCAGTGGCGCGATCATCCTGGGCAAAAGCAACGTGCCGGAGTTCGGCTTGGGCTCGCAAACCTACAACACGCTGTTCGGCACCACCACCAATGCCTACGACCCCAGCCGCGTGGCCGGTGGCAGCAGTGGCGGGGCAGCGGCGGCGCTGGCCTTGCGCCTGCTGCCGGTGGCCGACGGCAGCGACATGATGGGCTCGTTGCGCAACCCGGCGGCGTTCAACAATGTCTATGGCCTGCGCCCCTCGCAGGGTCGGGTGCCCCATGGCCCGGCGCCGGAGGTTTACGCGCAGCAACTGGCAACCGAAGGGCCGATGGGCCGCAGTGTCACGGACGTGGCCCGGCTGCTGTCGGTGCAGGCGGGGTACGACCCTCGGGTGCCACTGTCGATCAGCGCACCGACCGCTGATTTCGCCCAGGGGCTGCAGCGTGACTTCAAGGGCGTGCGGCTGGGCTGGCTGGGCGATTACAACGGCTACCTGCCCATGGACGACGGCGTGATGGCGCTGTGCGAAACGGCGCTGGCGGATTTTGCCGAACTGGGTTGCCAGGTCGAGGCGTGCCAGCCGGACTTTGCCCTGGAACGTCTGTGGCAATGCTGGCTCACCCATCGCCACTTCCTGGTGCACGGCAACCTCGCCGCGGCCTATGCCGACCCCGGCAAACGGGCGCTGCTCAAGCCCGAGGCGCAGTGGGAAGTGGAGGGCGGGCTGCACCTGAGCGGGGCACAGGTGTATCAGGCTTCCGTCGACCGCAGCGAGTGGTATCGCGCATTGGGCCGCTTGTTCGAGCGTTACGATTTCCTGCTGTTGCCATCGGCGCAAGTGTTTCCTTTCGAGGCAAGCGAGGCGTGGCCGAAGGTGGTCGGTGGGCGGTCGATGGACACCTACCACCGCTGGATGGAGGTGGTGGTCGGCCCGACCCTGGCGGGGCTGCCGAGCATCAGCGTGCCGGTCGGTTTCAACCCCCAAGGGTTGCCGATGGGCCTGCAGATCATCGGCCCGGCGCAAGCCGACCATGCCGTGCTGCAGCTGGCCTATGCCCATGAACAGCTCACCCGTTGGGTCGAACGACGGCCGCCTACGTCACTGCTGGCACCGTGA